A window of Mycolicibacterium fluoranthenivorans contains these coding sequences:
- the scpA gene encoding methylmalonyl-CoA mutase produces MTVSNVAAGAAPAATGIPTFADVPLHGDGAPAAPTAEAVADLTAAAAAAHGYTAEQLVWATPEGIEVKPVYTAEDRATATAAGYPLDSFPGEPPFIRGPYPTMYVNQPWTVRQYAGFSTAAESNAFYRRNLAAGQKGLSVAFDLATHRGYDSDHPRVAGDVGMAGVAIDSILDMRQLFDGIDLGAVSVSMTMNGAVLPILALYVVAAEEQGVPPEKLAGTIQNDILKEFMVRNTYIYPPTPSMRIISDIFGYTSAKMPKFNSISISGYHIQEAGATADLELAYTLADGVEYLKAGLDAGLDIDKFAPRLSFFWGIGMNFFMEVAKLRAGRLLWSELVSQFDPKSSKSLSLRTHSQTSGWSLTAQDPFNNVARTCIEAMAATQGHTQSLHTNALDEALALPTDFSARIARNTQLVLQQESGTTRPIDPWGGSYYVEWLTHQLAEKARAHIAEVAEHGGMAQAIGEGIPKLRIEEAAARTQARIDSGAQPLIGVNKYQVAEDQEIEVLKVENSRVRAEQLAKLEQLRAERDEVATQAALAELTRAAGASGIAGEDGLGNNLLALAINAARAQATLGEISDALEQVYGRHRAEIRTISGVYRDEVGGSGNVTSATELVEKFAEADGRRPRILVAKMGQDGHDRGQKVIATAFADIGFDVDVGSLFSTPEEVAQQAADNDVHVVGVSSLAAGHLTLVPALRDALAAVGRPDIMIVVGGVIPPGDFDELYAAGATAIFPPGTVIAEAAIGLLGKLAERLGYQLS; encoded by the coding sequence GTGACTGTATCCAATGTCGCCGCCGGAGCGGCTCCGGCTGCCACCGGAATCCCGACCTTCGCCGACGTACCCCTGCACGGTGACGGCGCCCCGGCCGCACCCACCGCGGAAGCCGTCGCCGATCTCACCGCCGCGGCGGCCGCGGCACATGGTTACACCGCTGAGCAGCTCGTCTGGGCGACCCCGGAGGGTATCGAGGTCAAGCCGGTGTACACCGCCGAAGACCGGGCCACGGCGACCGCCGCCGGCTACCCGCTGGACAGCTTCCCGGGCGAACCGCCGTTCATCCGGGGGCCCTACCCCACGATGTACGTCAACCAGCCGTGGACCGTCCGGCAGTACGCCGGGTTCTCCACCGCCGCCGAATCCAACGCGTTCTATCGCCGCAACCTGGCCGCCGGCCAGAAGGGCCTGTCGGTGGCCTTCGACCTGGCCACCCACCGCGGGTACGACTCCGACCATCCCCGGGTGGCCGGCGACGTCGGGATGGCCGGGGTGGCGATCGACTCGATCCTGGACATGCGCCAGCTCTTCGACGGGATCGACCTGGGTGCGGTCTCGGTGTCGATGACGATGAACGGTGCGGTGCTGCCGATCCTGGCGCTGTACGTGGTGGCGGCCGAGGAGCAGGGGGTGCCGCCGGAGAAGCTGGCCGGGACCATCCAGAACGACATCCTCAAAGAGTTCATGGTCCGCAACACCTACATCTATCCACCCACGCCGTCCATGCGGATCATCTCCGACATCTTCGGTTACACCAGCGCCAAGATGCCGAAGTTCAACAGCATCTCGATCTCGGGCTATCACATCCAGGAGGCCGGGGCCACGGCCGATCTGGAGCTGGCCTACACGCTGGCCGACGGTGTCGAGTACCTCAAGGCGGGTCTGGACGCCGGCCTGGACATCGACAAGTTCGCACCCCGGCTGTCCTTCTTCTGGGGTATCGGGATGAACTTCTTCATGGAGGTCGCCAAGCTGCGCGCGGGCCGGCTGCTGTGGAGCGAGCTGGTCTCGCAGTTCGACCCCAAGAGCTCGAAATCGCTTTCCCTGCGCACTCATTCGCAGACCTCGGGCTGGTCGCTGACCGCCCAGGATCCGTTCAACAATGTCGCCCGCACCTGTATCGAGGCGATGGCCGCGACCCAGGGGCACACCCAGTCGCTGCACACCAACGCCCTCGACGAGGCGCTGGCACTGCCGACCGACTTCTCGGCCCGGATCGCCCGCAACACCCAGCTGGTGCTGCAGCAGGAGTCTGGCACCACCCGTCCGATCGACCCGTGGGGTGGTTCGTACTACGTCGAGTGGCTCACCCATCAGCTGGCCGAGAAGGCGCGCGCACACATCGCCGAGGTGGCCGAGCACGGCGGGATGGCGCAGGCGATCGGCGAGGGCATCCCGAAGCTGCGCATCGAAGAGGCGGCCGCCCGCACCCAGGCCCGGATCGACTCCGGTGCACAGCCCCTGATCGGTGTGAACAAGTACCAGGTCGCCGAGGACCAGGAGATCGAGGTCCTCAAGGTCGAGAACAGTCGGGTGCGGGCCGAGCAGCTGGCCAAATTGGAGCAACTCCGCGCGGAAAGAGACGAGGTCGCCACCCAGGCCGCACTGGCCGAACTGACCCGTGCCGCAGGCGCTTCGGGTATCGCCGGCGAGGACGGGCTGGGCAACAACCTGCTGGCCCTGGCCATCAACGCAGCCCGGGCGCAGGCGACTCTCGGCGAGATCTCCGATGCGCTGGAGCAGGTGTACGGCCGGCACCGGGCCGAGATCCGCACCATCTCCGGCGTCTACCGCGATGAAGTGGGGGGCAGCGGGAACGTGACCAGTGCAACGGAATTGGTCGAGAAGTTCGCCGAGGCCGACGGCCGCCGGCCGCGCATCCTGGTGGCCAAGATGGGCCAGGACGGTCACGACCGCGGCCAGAAGGTGATCGCCACCGCGTTCGCCGATATCGGCTTCGACGTGGACGTCGGCTCGTTGTTCTCCACCCCGGAGGAGGTGGCCCAGCAGGCCGCCGACAACGACGTGCACGTCGTCGGGGTGTCGTCGCTGGCGGCCGGGCACCTGACATTGGTGCCCGCGCTGCGCGACGCGCTGGCCGCGGTGGGCCGGCCCGACATCATGATCGTGGTCGGTGGGGTCATCCCGCCCGGGGACTTCGACGAGCTGTACGCCGCGGGCGCGACGGCGATCTTCCCGCCCGGCACCGTCATCGCCGAGGCGGCGATCGGGCTGCTCGGCAAGCTCGCCGAGCGGTTGGGTTACCAGCTGAGCTAG
- the meaB gene encoding methylmalonyl Co-A mutase-associated GTPase MeaB → MVADTEALAAAIRGGDRAALARAITLVESTRADHREQAQQLLLELMPDAGKALHVGITGVPGVGKSTTIEALGMHLIERGHRVAVLAVDPSSTRTGGSILGDKTRMARLAVHPDAYIRPSPTSGTLGGVARATRETIVLLEAAGFDVILVETVGVGQSEVTVANMVDTFVFLTLARTGDQLQGIKKGVLELADVVVVNKADGKHAVEAAAAARELTAALRLIYPRETLWRPPVLTMSALTGDGLAQLWDTVEAHGSALRQAGEFEARRRAQQVDWTWAMVRDAVLDRVLSHPAVRRSRAEIERRVRDGELTPTLAAQEILDAADGPRA, encoded by the coding sequence GTGGTAGCCGACACCGAAGCACTCGCAGCGGCCATCCGCGGGGGCGATCGCGCCGCCCTCGCGCGGGCGATCACCCTGGTCGAATCGACCCGCGCCGATCACCGCGAACAGGCCCAGCAGCTGCTGCTGGAGCTGATGCCCGACGCCGGTAAGGCGTTGCACGTGGGTATCACCGGTGTACCCGGGGTGGGGAAGTCGACCACCATCGAGGCGCTGGGCATGCACCTCATCGAGCGTGGGCACCGCGTCGCCGTGCTGGCCGTCGACCCGTCGTCCACCCGCACCGGCGGGTCGATTCTCGGGGACAAGACGCGAATGGCCCGGCTGGCCGTGCACCCCGACGCCTACATCCGGCCCTCGCCGACCTCGGGCACGCTGGGCGGGGTGGCCCGGGCCACCCGGGAGACCATCGTGCTGCTGGAAGCGGCCGGGTTCGACGTGATCCTGGTCGAGACGGTCGGGGTGGGCCAGTCCGAGGTGACGGTGGCCAATATGGTCGACACCTTCGTCTTCCTCACGCTGGCGCGCACCGGCGATCAGCTGCAGGGCATCAAGAAGGGCGTCCTGGAGCTCGCCGACGTGGTGGTGGTGAACAAGGCGGACGGTAAGCACGCCGTGGAAGCCGCCGCGGCCGCGCGCGAACTGACCGCCGCTCTTCGCCTCATCTATCCGCGCGAAACGCTCTGGCGCCCGCCGGTTCTCACCATGAGTGCGCTGACCGGGGACGGCCTGGCGCAGCTGTGGGACACCGTGGAGGCACACGGCAGCGCGCTCAGGCAGGCGGGGGAGTTCGAGGCCCGTCGCCGCGCTCAGCAGGTCGACTGGACCTGGGCGATGGTGCGCGATGCCGTCCTGGACCGCGTGCTGTCACACCCGGCGGTCCGCCGATCGCGTGCCGAGATCGAACGTCGGGTGCGCGACGGCGAGCTGACCCCGACGCTGGCGGCGCAGGAGATCCTGGACGCCGCCGACGGGCCGCGGGCCTGA